Proteins found in one Neurospora crassa OR74A linkage group II, whole genome shotgun sequence genomic segment:
- a CDS encoding Lcc3, whose protein sequence is MRILSRIALLSLTTAAAHAATVVYDFNVSWITANPDGLAERPVIGINNQWPPPRIDVQVGDRLIVNLHNSLGDEDTSLHFHGLFMNGSNHMDGPVMVTQCPIPPGASFTYNFTVDQPGTYWYHSHNKGQYPDGFRGPLVIHDPKAPFEYDEELVLTVSDWYHDRMSLLQPRFMSKYNPTGAEPVPKSALMNDTQNLTMPMVPDRTYLFRIANIGAFAGQYIWVEDHTITVVEMDGVYVHPTETNMVYVAAAQRCSFLLTAKKETSRNFPIIASMDTTLFDTIPPGLNTNVTSYLLYNPTAPLPLPTPLDSLTPLDDTLLFPQDNLTTLPSPDQTITLNVTMNNLASGANYAFFNDITYVPPRVPTLYTVLSSPNSSSSQDMDLTTNPSIYGTYTHPFILSHNSIVQIVLNNLDSGRHPFHLHGHQFQILHRSGADEGTWSPSSSSSSSTSSFSTSNGSNHTAPMRRDTLVVEPNGNAVIRFQADNPGVWLFHCHIEWHMISGLAVTFIEAPSVLQQTINLPADHLAACRDRQDPIPFEGNAAGRGGKDKNDLSQWLVLDGQPSPPKPIPAGFTGGGIAALTMSCFTGILGVAVVAWYGFSEPVGESNTAAAMVKTKSPAAAGESGSESGVYTDVDVDSAGKSASVVRVKRGTEAVESEALSFGSEEEAVNGVGMATSKKGDGVVVDVDAITRA, encoded by the exons ATGAGGATACTGTCACGGATcgcccttctttccctcaccacagcagcagcacatGCTGCCACCGTCGTCTATGACTTCAACGTGTCATGGATCACGGCCAATCCAGACGGCCTGGCCGAGCGACCGGTCATTGGCATCAACAACCAATGGCCGCCTCCGAGGATAGATGTCCAAGTTGGTGATCGCCTCATCGTCAACCTCCACAACTCGCTCGGTGATGAAGACACCTCCCTTCACTTCCATGGCTTGTTCATGAACGGGTCAAACCACATGGACGGCCCTGTCATGGTCACACAATGTCCTATCCCCCCGGGTGCCAGCTTCACCTACAACTTCACCGTCGACCAGCCAGGCACCTACTGGTATCACTCCCACAACAAAGGCCAATATCCCGACGGGTTCAGAGGACCCCTCGTCATTCACGATCCCAAAGCCCCGTTTGAGTACGATGAAGAGCTTGTCCTCACCGTTTCGGATTGGTACCATGACCGCATGTCATTGCTGCAGCCTCGCTTCATGAGCAAGTACAACCCAACCGGAGCCGAGCCGGTTCCCAAGTCCGCCCTCATGAACGACACTCAGAACTTGACCATGCCCATGGTGCCCGACAGGACTTACCTGTTCCGCATCGCAAACATTGGCGCTTTCGCGGGTCAGTACATCTGGGTTGAAGACCACACCATCACCGTCGTGGAGATGGATGGTGTCTACGTCCATCCTACCGAGACAAACATGGTCTACGTGGCTGCCGCCCAGAGATGCAGCTTTCTCCTCACGGCCAAGAAGGAAACTTCCCGCAATTTTCCCATCATCGCCAGCATGGACACG ACCCTCTTCGACACCATCCCCCCAGgcctcaacaccaacgtAACCAGCTACCTCCTCTACAACCCCACcgccccccttcccctccctacCCCCCTTGACTCCCTCACCCCCCTGGACGACactctcctctttccccaagacaacctcaccaccctccctTCTCCCGACCAAACCATCACCCTCAACGTAACCATGAACAACCTCGCCTCCGGCGCCAACTACGCCTTCTTCAACGACATCACCTACGTCCCTCCCCGCGTGCCCACTCTGTACAccgtcctctcctcccccaactcctcctcttcccaggACATGGATCTGACCACCAACCCCTCCATCTACGGCACCTACACCCACCCATTCATCCTCTCGCACAACTCCATCGTTCAAATCGTGCTCAACAACCTCGACTCAGGCCGCCACCCCTTCCATCTACACGGACACCAGTTCCAGATCCTCCACCGCTCTGGCGCCGACGAAGGAACTTggtctccctcctcctcctcctcctcctccacatcctccttctccacaTCCAACGGCTCTAACCACACGGCCCCAATGCGCCGCGACACCCTCGTCGTAGAACCCAACGGCAACGCAGTCATCCGGTTCCAAGCCGACAACCCCGGCGTCTGGCTCTTCCACTGCCACATCGAGTGGCACATGATCAGCGGATTGGCAGTGACGTTTATCGAAGCTCCTTCGGTCCTGCAGCAAACGATTAACCTTCCCGCGGACCATCTTGCTGCGTGCAGGGATAGACAGGATCCGATCCCCTTTGAGGGCAACGCTGCGGGACGGGGTGGGAAAGACAAAAATGATCTGTCGCAGTGGTTGGTGCTGGACGGACAACCGAGCCCGCCTAAGCCGATCCCCGCGGGGTTTACGGGCGGAGGCATCGCGGCTTTGACTATGAGTTGTTTTACGGGTATACTAGgcgtggcggtggtggcgtgGTATGGGTTTTCGGAGCCGGTGGGGGAGTCTaacactgctgctgctatgGTTAAGACTAAGTCCCCGGCTGCGGCTGGCGAATCGGGGTCGGAGTCGGGGGTGTAtactgatgttgatgttgatagTGCAGGGAAGTCAGCAAGTGTTGTCAGGGTTAAAAGGGGGACAGAGGCTGTTGAGTCGGAGGCTTTGTCGTTTGGAAGTGAGGAGGAAGCCGTCAATGGAGTGGGAATGGCGACGAGCAAGAAGGGAGacggggtggtggtggatgttgaTGCCATTACGAGGGCataa
- a CDS encoding plasma membrane iron permease, producing MQLFSVPIFLLVFRETIETSIIVSVLLVFLKQTLASPSSSSSPAEAISHAAATAAAADDDELKHPSSSSTTNNNSDSPQQQPVVVDLRVYNALRRQILLGTVLGFILCIAIGGAVIGVFYTLGVNKWESSGAELNWEGAFCLLASVIISVVGAALLRVGRMKEKWRGKMIKAMEGKEKNKKKSKGGRVAGGEEDMERGETVERQRGWWVKFKAWMERYVMFILPFVTVLREGVEAIVFVAGVSFAAPATSIPIPAIVGVIVGSLVGVVLYKFGSSTKLQLFLVLSTSLLYLVAAGLFSRAIWALESQQWAKAIGSDAVELGSGPGSYDIDKSVWHVDCCSPQVNGGGGWGIFNAIFGWTNSATYGSVIGYDLYWLVVIVSFLVMRYREVKGKWPLIPQKTEVEDGSEKGSLFGRLSWRKGRA from the exons ATGCAACTCTTTTCCGtccccatcttcctcctcgtcttccgcGAGACCATCGAGACATCCATCATTGTCTcggtcctcctcgtctttcTCAAGCAAACCCTCGCCTccccgtcgtcgtcatcatctccaGCAGAGGCAATAAGccatgccgccgccaccgctgccgctgctgacGATGATGAACTCAAacatccctcctcctcctccaccaccaacaacaactccgattcaccacaacaacaacccgtAGTTGTTGATCTCCGTGTGTACAATGCCCTCCGCCGCCAAATCCTCCTTGGTACCGTCCTCGGCTTCATTCTGTGCATTGCCATTGGCGGCGCCGTCATTGGCGTCTTTTACACCCTTGGCGTCAACAAGTGGGAGAGCTCGGGCGCAGAGCTCAACTGGGAAGGAGCATTTTGTCTCTTGGCCAGTGTGATTATCAGTGTGGTGGGCGCGGCGCTGTTGCGAGTGGGCAGGATGAAGGAGAAATGGAGGGGCAAGATGATTAAGGCTatggaggggaaggagaagaacaagaagaagtcaAAGGGTGGGAGAGTTGCCGGGGGGGAGGAAGATATGGAGCGAGGAGAGACCGTGGAAAGACAACGTGGATGGTGGGTCAAGTTCAAGGCGTGGATGGAACGATATGTCATGTTTATTCTACCCTTCGTGACGGTCCTGCGAGAGGGCGTGGAGGCGATTGTCTTTGTTGCTGGTGTGTCGTTCGCGGCGCCGGCGACTTCGATTCCGATTCCTGCCATTGTTGGCGTCATCGTGGGATCGTTGGTGGGGGTGGTTCTGTACAA ATTCGGATCCTCAACCAAATTGCAACTCTTTCTCGTCCTCTCGACATCTCTCCTCTACCTCGTCGCAGCTGGCCTCTTCTCTCGCGCAATCTGGGCCTTGGAGAGCCAGCAATGGGCCAAAGCCATCGGAAGTGATGCTGTGGAACTCGGTAGTGGCCCTGGATCCTACGATATTGACAAATCTGTCTGGCATGTGGACTGTTGCAGCCCGCAAGTGAACGGTGGAGGCGGTTGGGGCATTTTCAACGCCATCTTCGGCTGGACCAACTCGGCGACATACGGCTCCGTTATTGGATACGACCTGTACTGGCTGGTTGTCATTGTGTCGTTCCTCGTCATGCGATACCGCGAGGTGAAGGGGAAATGGCCGTTGATCCCACAGAAGACCGAGGTTGAAGATGGCAGCGAAAAGGGTAGCCTTTTTGGCAGGTTGAGCTGGAGAAAGGGCAGGGCTTGA
- a CDS encoding protein phosphatase 2c: protein MAAVRRRSPTQSLVSALQHLEPASFHAKAPRAAHQDTELLLDAFMGYLSTFFHHPPTATRPTMRRVTMPGPRVLRTAAGRRYLHAYARPSRTSSSSTISADELCDRFRTHTLTDRTSKRKFHNYFVTHLPSSSLHPDSRLQHPHHKLPRSASVPHKQDPGAAPAAVPPNIPSRDLTVVRIPLRSAKHHFGTAVSRGQRNYNEDTNQAGTISMPSFAKRAPMSLVRSQLRSLNENATANSAFGDPQIFYFAVFDGHGGSECSEFLRDELHGYIEQAALDFGLQSSLQRQGTSLDSLSNPTETFGNAPRSSRDALNRIDMKSAEEVQDRLNVPETKGNAVVEEASHEPPLEGDQPTPAVADAAKAEELEIDLLDEYRNTVGGYFRRFNSRYFSERAGGRPRQSGSNAASSTDDNKNKLQPQSDETPATTPVTVETVLTYAFLRADLDFITAQARKPDPDDLQVADNPVNKDEVLGQPHLPPSGHRIGGPARFKGGSTASIALIATPTPAPFWHPAAHSTLLVAHVGDTRVLLCETATGLPRPLTHDHHPSSPVETRRLMRYAESLITDSFGEERIGGLANSRSFGDMQSKRIGVSAEPEIIRVNMEPAEYSFLVLMSDGVSGTLSDQEVVDVIKEARTPEEGAKNVIEYATEVSADGDNATCLVVRLGGWERRMEGGLGSLGTKEIRDARRAEALDPRRGRR from the coding sequence ATGGCCGCCGTGCGCCGCCGTTCCCCAACCCAGTCTCTCGTATCTGCTCTCCAACACCTCGAGCCTGCTTCTTTCCACGCCAAAGCTCCCAGAGCTGCCCACCAAGACACCGAACTGCTGCTAGATGCCTTTATGGGCTATCTCTCTACCTTCTTCCACCATCCTCCCACAGCTACGCGACCTACGATGAGACGAGTAACGATGCCCGGTCCGCGGGTCCTGCGCACAGCTGCCGGTAGACGCTACCTCCATGCATACGCACGACCCTCGAgaacctcctccagctcgacAATAAGCGCCGACGAGCTTTGCGACCGTTTCCGAACCCATACCCTCACCGACCGAACCTCGAAGCGCAAGTTCCACAACTACTTTGTCACCCATCTGCCGTCGTCCTCCTTACATCCCGATTCTCGGTTACAACATCCCCACCATAAGCTCCCGAGATCGGCATCGGTACCACACAAGCAGGATCCCGGAGCTGCTCCGGCTGCTGTACCTCCCAACATACCCAGTCGCGACCTCACCGTCGTCCGAATTCCCCTACGAAGCGCAAAACACCATTTTGGCACGGCCGTCTCGCGCGGTCAACGTAACTACAATGAAGACACAAACCAGGCTGGTACAATCAGCATGCCGTCCTTTGCCAAACGAGCTCCCATGAGCCTCGTTCGCAGCCAGTTGCGGTCTCTTAATGAGAACGCCACGGCAAATAGCGCGTTTGGAGACCCCCAGATCTTCTACTTTGCCGTCTTTGACGGCCACGGCGGCTCCGAGTGTAGCGAGTTCCTAAGGGACGAGCTACATGGCTACATCGAACAGGCAGCATTGGACTTTGGTCTGCAGAGTAGTTTGCAAAGACAAGGCACAAGTCTGGACAGCTTGAGTAACCCAACGGAAACGTTTGGAAATGCGCCCAGGAGCAGTAGAGATGCACTTAATCGGATCGACATGAAGAGCGCCGAAGAAGTCCAGGATCGGCTCAACGTACCGGAAACCAAAGGCAATGCCGTCGTCGAAGAAGCTTCCCACGAGCCACCCCTTGAGGGAGACCAGCCCACACCAGCTGTAGCAGACGCAGCCAAGGCCGAAGAGCTTGAAATAGACCTCTTGGACGAGTACCGCAACACAGTAGGAGGCTACTTTCGCCGCTTCAACTCTCGCTACTTTTCCGAACGAGCAGGCGGCCGACCCCGCCAGTCCGGTTCCAatgccgcctcctccacggACGATAACAAGAACAAGCTCCAGCCGCAAAGTGACGAAACCCCTGCCACCACGCCCGTGACCGTCGAAACCGTCCTCACCTACGCCTTCCTCCGCGCCGACCTCGACTTCATCACCGCCCAAGCCCGCAAGCCCGACCCCGACGACCTCCAAGTTGCCGACAACCCCGTCAACAAGGACGAAGTTCTCGGTCAACCGCACCTCCCGCCTTCCGGGCACCGCATCGGCGGCCCCGCGCGCTTTAAGGGCGGCTCCACGGCCTCGATCGCCCTGATTGCCACTCCCACTCCGGCACCCTTCTGGCACCCGGCGGCACACAGCACCTTGCTCGTCGCTCATGTCGGCGACACCCGCGTATTGCTCTGCGAAACCGCCACCGGCCTCCCTCGACCCTTGACGCACGACCACCACCCCTCCAGCCCCGTCGAGACCCGCCGATTGATGCGCTACGCCGAGTCGCTGATCACCGACTCCTTTGGCGAGGAACGCATCGGCGGCCTGGCCAACAGCCGCTCATTCGGCGACATGCAGTCCAAACGCATCGGCGTGTCTGCAGAGCCCGAGATTATACGGGTCAATATGGAACCGGCCGAGTACTCGTTTCTGGTGCTGATGAGCGACGGCGTGAGCGGCACCCTCAGTGAccaggaggtggtggatgtgATTAAAGAAGCCAGGACCCCCGAGGAGGGCGCCAAGAATGTCATTGAGTATGCGACTGAGGTGTCGGCCGATGGCGATAATGCTACGTGTCTGGTGGTGAGACTGGGCGGGTGGGAGAGAAGGATGGAAGGCGGGTTGGGAAGCTTGGGGACCAAGGAGATTAGGGATGCAAGGAGGGCGGAGGCGTTGGATCCCAGGAGGGGGAGGCGGTGA
- the pin-c gene encoding heterokaryon incompatibility protein — MTPRLCAYCSHVPYWLASLPWPTTKSKSESHWRWGVDPVITLGTWRWMEAQAAIVQAAMAAEAEARKEVMKEAAGKVAREVSGEEEAGAGRTQTDYLYQEANRMKGGKNASGENGGNGKSEGGGGQEGRGGGRGGERQEAGERQEAGGGERRKEKNYRQEKMEGGCHLCLLITKYTDRASRVTNISRPYYLPPVMNPRTDEWAADVPLVFGRRGIWRPGSERKEDGTRDKWDWRIECLNNRELFGADLVKVPGSWCPKFQPPMGYNDQNPENNILLLKDWLRYCQRNHTQCREIRKTSMDTDTDFLPTRLLDVQAFGTGNGPPSHLGNDVKLVCLSLAMGPGSDTNEFPPPYLTLSHCWGPPEKRPATTTKANLTQRMERIPFIELPRTFRDAIEITRKLGHRYLWIDSLCIIQDDEQDWAYEAALMAKIYSHAFCMLSALSSNDSSEGLRLEPLDEDSSYMDLMTTSHASPAGGSGIIKSDMDESFIWFRISIHLEAWGIIYGGTSYHDTISPLCTRAWTLQESRLSRRVIYFAKHQVLWMCEELEGTAQRPWNCPIYSEWGPELLFKEWPGLKERLESLTLVQDRDGNPVPSAVTVTSLLLAYRGEWSWWEMVRDYSSRLITKVTDRLPALSGLAKFHQRNYFSGQRYVAGLWSARLEKELLWDVRSNLSTQRPAEFIAPSWSWASIDGAVYLTQWDPDLRFKLKEKKLSVAGEGDPADAKDKDRDREEEVGRAICEEWEVEEINLVPKYDDPYGALKGGSLIIGGARLVEVEFSTDFMEVPDPNSSLGYAPHFGGLKIGDRWVADHVLDIKGEVEGGCILWCLAMEEYTHYRRMTVIQGLILREERLSDDEDICVYSRVGKFRDMAVALFAHVEPRRIKLI, encoded by the exons ATGACCCCCAGACTCTGCGCCTACTGTTCCCACGTCCCTTACTGGCTTGCTTCCCTACCTTGGCCGACAACAAAATCTAAATCGGAATCGCACTGGAGATGGGGTGTAGACCCGGTTATTACTCTTGGTACTTGGAGGTGGATGGAAGCGCAGGCGGCGATAGTGCAGGCGGCGATGGCTGCTGAAGCTGAAGCGAGGAAAGAAGTAATGAAGGAAGCAGCAGGGAAAGTGGCAAGGGAAGTAtcaggcgaagaagaagcaggtgCAGGTAGGACCCAAACAGATTACCTGTACCAGGAAGCGAATCGGATGAAGGGAGGAAAGAACGCAAGTGGAGAGAATGGGGGAAACGGAAAAAGCGAAGGTGGGggagggcaagaagggcgaggagggggaagagggggggaaaGACAAGAAGCGGGAGAAAGACAAGAAGCGGGTGGTGGcgaaaggaggaaagaaaaaaactaCAGACAAGAAAAAATGGAGGGAGGATGCCACCTCTGCCTCTTGATCACCAAATACACCGACCGCGCGTCCCGCGTAACCAATATCTCAAGACCATATTACCTGCCACCGGTAATGAATCCGCGGACTGACGAGTGGGCGGCAGACGTGCCGCTTGTTTTTGGGCGGAGGGGAATTTGGAGGCCGGGTAGCGAGAGGAAAGAGGATGGGACGAGGGACAAGTGGGATTGGAGGATAGAGTGTCTGAATAATAGGGAATTGTTTGGGGCGGATTTGGTCAAGGTGCCGGGGAGTTGGT GTCCCAAGTTCCAGCCGCCTATGGGATACAATGATCAAAATCCTGAAAATAACATCCTACTCTTGAAAGATTGGTTAAGATACTGCCAACGGAATCATACGCAATGCCGCGAGATCAGGAAGACCTCAATGGATACCGACACCGATTTCTTGCCAACTAGACTGCTCGATGTTCAAGCATTCGGAACGGGTAATGGACCACCATCCCATCTTGGGAACGACGTCAAGCTCGTCTGCTTGAGTCTAGCGATGGGCCCAGGGTCAGATACGAACGAGTTCCCGCCGCCCTACCTCACACTAAGTCACTGCTGGGGACCGCCGGAAAAGCGTCCAGCGACAACAACCAAAGCCAATTTAACCCAGCGAATGGAGAGGATTCCATTCATTGAGCTACCCAGGACCTTTCGAGACGCAATCGAAATCACCCGCAAACTCGGCCACCGATATCTCTGGATTGACTCGCTTTGCATCATCCAAGATGACGAGCAAGACTGGGCGTACGAAGCCGCTTTGATGGCCAAGATATACTCCCACGCGTTCTGCATGCTCTCCGCGCTGAGCTCTAATGACAGCAGCGAGGGTTTGCGTCTGGAACCACTTGATGAGGACAGTTCCTATATGGATCTCATGACCACCTCACATGCATCTCCCGCTGGTGGCAGTGGTATTATAAAAAGCGACATGGACGAATCTTTCATCTGGTTTCGAATATCCATCCACCTAGAGGCCTGGGGCATAATCTATGGCGGCACATCCTACCACGACACAATCTCGCCCCTCTGCACGCGCGCCTGGACGCTCCAGGAGAGCAGGCTCTCGCGGCGGGTTATCTATTTCGCTAAGCATCAGGTACTGTGGATGTGCGAAGAGCTGGAAGGGACTGCTCAGAGGCCGTGGAATTGCCCTATCTATTCTGAGTGGGGCCCGGAGCTGCTATTCAAGGAGTGGCCAGGGCTTAAGGAACGTCTTGAAAGTCTAACCCTTGTTCAAGACCGTGACGGTAATCCGGTCCCCTCTGCCGTTACCGTTACTTCTCTGCTCTTGGCTTACCGAGGTGAGTGGAGCTGGTGGGAAATGGTACGCGATTACAGCAGCCGGTTGATAACCAAGGTCACGGACAGACTACCTGCCTTGTCCGGGTTGGCGAAGTTTCATCAGCGGAATTACTTTTCTGGTCAGCGATATGTGGCTGGGCTGTGGAGCGCCCGGCTGGAGAAGGAGTTACTCTGGGACGTTCGATCTAACTTGTCGACGCAAAGACCAGCAGAGTTTATCGCGCCCAGCTGGTCGTGGGCGTCTATCGATGGGGCTGTATATCTCACTCAGTGGGATCCTGACTTGAGGTTTAAgttgaaagagaagaagctATCAGTCGCAGGTGAGGGAGATCCGGCCGATGCCAAAGACAAAGACAGGGACagggaggaagaagtagGAAGAGCGATATGCGAGGAatgggaagtggaagagatCAACTTAGTCCCCAAGTACGATGACCCGTATGGCGCGCTGAAAGGCGGGAGTTTGATCATAGGCGGTGCCCGTCTCGTCGAGGTGGAGTTTTCTACCGATTTCATGGAAGTGCCAGACCCTAACTCGTCTTTGGGGTATGCGCCTCATTTCGGCGGCTTGAAAATAGGTGATCGCTGGGTAGCTGATCATGTTCTCGATATTAAAGGTGAAGTAGAAGGCGGTTGTATACTGTGGTGCTTGGCCATGGAGGAGTATACCCACTACCGTAGGATGACAGTGATACAGGGCCTTATTCTCAGGGAGGAAAGGCTTAGTGACGATGAGGATATTTGTGTTTACAGCCGGGTCGGAAAGTTTCGCGATATGGCAGTGGCATTATTCGCTCATGTTGAACCACGACGAATCAAGCTAATATGA
- the het-c gene encoding glycine rich protein, with translation MTGLRIGWGSVLLVLALVLVVLPDKAAAFGAGNIPSIAQVEGHNWRHGDIEDVLKTLAFINGKKWTTMMVGRTYFGNWLRDYSQAIDVGSLKGVNAATIRIIVWVLSFLAHGYATEEFEVTEERLGVYRPEEHIDNPLGYADGKDAREFDPRLRGPVHPGELEIDLYSGMKNYIANERLAYQQGWNTTSAGYIRFSLERCIHFGRLYTSGSRGRGKESDLCEALRCLGQALHTLEDFPAHSNYCELVLIDMEERRGGHSPVFPHVGTDTRITLRNDTRNNGKSVWPLVTGTFGGVDFLHSVLGEANDHFTQSEVDEMNDALLTAEQLTKGSGGGSSRDRGLSLFGLNLGGSSSNDGDFISLVSKLPGVGDGYASTARSLKAASEAQEQENSRSAGNVNVVPGMSPNFDPVKTAAKIYPILEFRDKIVRSINNMIEKIPGLESLLEKISETLTAFILGLLAPFLRPIINQVTQVLKEGSSGLIATSAKQQLEPWNNPQCDNPTHSMLSKDHFTNILNSCAGRVAANIVQYVVPRVVYAWENPGVPDSEVIADVLQVFHHPANYKEEVEIQRTMYETVVQWSRETHHDYKTLLASESVKEGHNHVLNGQPMDRGPGGGHTSCGADGGHGKVAGSLWSKIQSRDLDTSAPSGGVGGGRPSSSTGHKYGYSASSSHHEVPTHGEAASYFSSADPRHASPPTDRYYGSRPSSSGYGSSVHGSGRPSPAPASFGYHHGGHQAYEGSSSSYPSQPSYGGSSGPSYGGSSGPSYGGFSQPSYGSQPSYSSQPSYGAPPSQPPYGSQPHYGGPPHSSYSGGRPPSPPRPSGYGGGYAGYSAGPPPSHGGYGGSPHGGAPYPHGGAVGGGGSAPYPHGGRADAYERNYDQHYERDERRGGRDGRRRRGSHGSRSSSEERDGRGYPGQGSRGSGHHGGGGGYGGGYGGGYGGGYGGGYGGGGGYGGSYGGRDEHRRY, from the exons ATGACGGGTCTCAGGATAGGCTGGGGCAGCGTCTTGCTGGTCCTAGCTCTGGTCCTGGTTGTCCTCCCGGACAAGGCCGCAGCCTTCGGTGCTGGCAACATTCCCTCCATCGCCCAGGTCGAGGGCCACAACTGGAGACATGGCGATATCGAAGACGTTCTCAAGACTCTGGCCTTCATTAACGGCAAAAAGTGGACCACTATGATGGTCGGGCGCACCTACTTTGGTAACTGGCTCCGAGACTACTCCCAGGCTATCGATGTCGGCAGCTTGAAGGGAGTTAATGCGGCTACCATTCGCATCATT GTATgggttctttctttcctggCTCATGGATACGCTACCGAAGAGTTCGAGGTTACCGAGGAGCGCCTGGGCGTTTACAGACCCGAGGAACATATCGACAACCCTCTTGGCTATGCTGACGGAAAGGATGCCCGCGAGTTTGACCCAAGACTACGGGGCCCGGTACATCCCGGAGAACTCGAGATCGATTTATATTCCGGAATGAAAAACTATATCGCCAACGAAAGATTGGCCTATCAACAAGGCTGGAACACCACAAGTGCCGGCTATATTCGTTTCAGCTTGGAGCGTTGCATCCATTTCGGTCGTCTGTATACCAGTGGCTCTCGTGGCAGAGGCAAGGAGTCCGACCTGTGCGAGGCCTTGAGGTGCTTGGGACAGGCCCTTCATACCCTGGAGGACTTTCCTGCCCACAGTAACTACTGCGAGTTGGTCCTAATCGATATGGAAGAAAGGCGGGGCGGGCATAGTCCAGTCTTTCCCCACGTTGGCACAGATACTCGAATCACACTCAGGAATGACACACGTAACAATGGAAAGTCGGTTTGGCCTCTAGTCACCGGTACATTTGGAGGGGTCGACTTCTTGCACTCCGTGTTGGGTGAGGCCAACGATCACTTCACCCAATCCGAGGTTGACGAAATGAACGATGCCCTCCTGACCGCTGAACAACTGACCAAGGGGTCCGGTGGCGGTTCTTCACGCGATCGCGGTCTCAGCCTCTTTGGTTTGAACTTAGGCGGTTCCTCTAGCAACGATGGAGACTTTATCTCTCTCGTTTCCAAGCTTCCGGGTGTCGGTGACGGCTATGCCAGCACAGCCCGTAGCCTGAAGGCTGCCTCTGAAGCTCAAGAACAGGAGAACAGCAGATCTGCTGGCAACGTCAATGTTGTTCCTGGCATGAGCCCCAACTTTGACCCCGTCAAGACTGCCGCCAAGATCTACCCAATCCTCGAGTTTCGTGACAAGATTGTCAggtccatcaacaacatgatTGAAAAGATTCCCGGTTTGGAGAGTCTGCTGGAGAAGATCAGCGAGACTTTGACGGCTTTCATTCTTGGCTTGCTGGCTCCTTTCCTGCGCCCCATTATCAACCAGGTCACTCAAGTGTTGAAGGAGGGCTCGTCTGGTCTCATCGCGACCAGCGCAAAGCAGCAGCTCGAGCCGTGGAATAACCCTCAGTGCGACAACCCCACCCACTCTATGCTTTCCAAGGACCACTTTACCAACATCTTAAACTCGTGCGCCGGTCGCGTCGCCGCCAACATTGTTCAATACGTTGTTCC CCGGGTTGTTTACGCCTGGGAAAATCCCGGTGTACCCGACAGCGAGGTCATTGCCGACGTCCTCCAGGTTTTCCACCATCCTGCCAACTacaaggaggaggtcgaGATTCAGCGCACAATGTACGAGACCGTTGTGCAGTGGTCCCGGGAGACTCATCATGACTACAAGACGCTTCTCGCGTCCGAGTCCGTCAAGGAAGGCCACAACCATGTCCTGAACGGTCAACCTATGGACCGTGGCCCCGGTGGTGGCCACACCTCATGCGGCGCTGATGGTGGCCACGGCAAAGTTGCGGGCTCCCTCTGGAGCAAGATCCAATCCCGTGATCTGGACACTTCTGCCCCTAGCGGCGGCGTAGGTGGCGGTAGGCCGTCTTCCTCCACCGGCCACAAGTATGGCTactccgcctcctcttctcacCACGAGGTTCCCACGCACGGCGAGGCAGCCTCTTACTTCTCCTCCGCCGACCCACGCCATGCCTCTCCGCCAACAGATCGCTACTACGGCAGCcgcccctcttcctctgggTATGGATCCTCCGTTCATGGTTCCGGCCGCCCCTCACCCGCCCCTGCGTCCTTTGGGTACCACCACGGCGGTCATCAAGCTTATgagggcagcagcagcagctatCCTTCGCAGCCGTCATATGGTGGCTCTTCCGGCCCATCATACGGTGGCTCTTCTGGACCATCGTACGGCGGGTTCTCTCAACCCAGCTATGGTTCCCAACCGTCTTACTCATCTCAACCCTCCTATGGCGCGCCCCCCTCCCAGCCACCCTACGGCTCTCAACCACACTACGGCGGCCCCCCTCATAGCTCCTACAGTGGTGGGCGTcccccatctcctcctcgcccctCCGGCTACGGCGGCGGGTACGCTGGTTACTCTGCTGGTCCCCCTCCCAGCCACGGTGGCTATGGCGGAAGTCCACACGGCGGCGCTCCCTACCCCCATGGCGGTGCAGTAGGCGGTGGTGGCTCGGCTCCTTATCCCCACGGTGGAAGGGCTGATGCGTACGAGAGGAATTATGATCAGCATTATGAGAGGGATGAGAGACGTGGCGGTAGGGAtggcaggaggaggagaggaagccATGGAAGCAGGAGTAGCAGCGAGGAGCGAGACGGAAGAGGTTACCCTGGGCAAGGGTCTAGGGGAAGTGGTCATCatggcggtggaggagggtacGGAGGGGGATATGGTGGTGGATATGGAGGTGGATATGGAGGTGGAtatggaggtggtggaggatatGGCGGAAGTTATGGCGGTAGGGACGAGCATCGGAGGTATTGA